The proteins below come from a single Aegilops tauschii subsp. strangulata cultivar AL8/78 chromosome 6, Aet v6.0, whole genome shotgun sequence genomic window:
- the LOC109751791 gene encoding uncharacterized protein — MPTNPQRPNETRLVFVALQPLESNPPRRLSPAVHFSTRTRTNTANPSCATTKLLLLLLDGTAAAFAGHAAGTGAGTTGSGCVPKERDALMAFKSGVTYDPAGRLVSWRRGVDCCRWRGVRCSNRTGHVVELRFGYTELIDGEQYPYMEGDVSPSLFSLEHLEHLDLGETSLSIPGGRYNSKLWGSLKSLRYLNLSGTILLDGDKMLPQLGNLSKLQYLDISYASYMNPSVKPTDLSWLTRLPLLHHLDLSWVNLTMVHDWPHTVNMIPSLQALHLSACSLQNANQRLPHLNLTKLEWLDLSMNDFDHPSESCWFWNLTSLKYLNLGSTFLYGQFPSMLGEMMSLQFFDFSENMHLDGHGGGVIAPRLLRNLCNLEVLNLAKGLSYGNMTELYGSLPHCSSSKLQRLDLHKNNITGTLPAGIVQFTSLAILDLSNNHLAGYVPSEIGTLSNLIFLNLGYNKFTGSLPLSITNLGEMYDFNIAGNRLSGVIPWNMSKLTSMKRKNDGEQLFYNLPVTTKRQERYYGVRHSKMVTIVLSLNFLTGEIPEEIVSLGQLVNLNLSWNYLSGEIPHKIGSMQSLESLDLSRNKLSGEIPLSISNLTYLAWLDLSYNNLSGRLPPGSQLDTLYDNNPYMYKGNKGLCGSPLQRNCSGDNNATKLDNSDQERSAHVPGPMFFHLGLGSGFVVGVWVVLCTMLFKKTWRIAYFRLFDEVYDKLYVFVVVNCAKLARKTPQLIEKLG; from the exons ATGCCGACTAATCCGCAAAGACCAAATGAAACACGACTCGTGTTTGTTGCCCTACAGCCACTCGAATCGAATCCACCGCGACGACTGAGTCCGGCCGTTCACTTCAGTACTCGTACACGAACAAACACAGCAAACCCATCATGTGCCACCACCAAGCTCCTCTTGCTGCTCCTCGACGGAACAGCCGCCGCCTTTGCTGGCCATGCCGCCGGCACCGGCGCCGGTACCACTGGCTCTGGCTGCGTGCCCAAGGAGCGTGATGCCTTGATGGCGTTCAAAAGCGGCGTCACATACGACCCCGCGGGCCGCCTCGTCTCGTGGCGGCGAGGTGTCGACTGCTGCCGGTGGAGGGGCGTCCGATGCAGCAACCGGACTGGCCATGTCGTCGAGCTTCGATTTGGATATACCGAGCTAATCGACGGCGAACAGTACCCGTACATGGAAGGCGACGTAAGTCCATCTCTGTTTTCTTTGGAGCACCTGGAACACCTTGATCTTGGTGAGACTTCACTGAGTATTCCAGGTGGCCGTTATAATTCCAAGTTATGGGGATCTCTTAAGAGCTTGAGATACTTGAACCTCTCCGGCACAATATTACTCGATGGCGACAAGATGTTGCCTCAGCTTGGTAACCTCTCTAAGCTCCAATATCTCGACATTTCATACGCTTCCTACATGAATCCTAGTGTAAAACCAACAGATTTATCATGGTTAACACGTCTGCCTTTGCTGCACCATCTTGACCTGAGCTGGGTAAATCTTACCATGGTGCATGATTGGCCTCACACCGTGAATATGATTCCTTCTTTGCAAGCTCTCCATCTTTCTGCCTGTTCACTTCAAAATGCAAACCAGCGGCTCCCACACCTGAACCTCACAAAACTTGAGTGGCTTGATCTCAGCATGAATGATTTTGATCATCCCTCCGAATCCTGTTGGTTTTGGAACTTGACAAGCCTCAAGTACCTCAACCTTGGATCCACTTTTTTATATGGTCAATTTCCTAGCATGTTGGGGGAAATGATGTCCCTTCAATTCTTTGACTTCTCAGAAAACATGCATCTTGATGGCCATGGCGGTGGCGTCATAGCGCCTCGATTGCTGAGAAACCTATGCAATTTGGAAGTTCTAAACCTTGCGAAAGGTCTGTCTTATGGTAACATGACAGAGTTATACGGAAGTTTGCCACACTGCTCTTCCAGTAAACTGCAAAGATTGGATTTGCATAAAAACAATATCACCGGGACACTACCAGCTGGGATTGTCCAATTTACCAGCTTGGCCATTCTCGACCTTTCCAATAACCATCTGGCAGGATATGTGCCTTCGGAGATTGGTACACTCAGCAATCTTATTTTCCTGAACTTGGGATACAACAAATTCACAG GGAGTCTTCCATTGAGCATCACCAATCTAGGAGAAATGTATGATTTCAATATAGCAGGCAACAGACTATCAGGTGTTATACCCTGGAATATGTCAAAATTAAcaagcatgaagaggaagaatgATGGTGAGCAGCTATTTTATAATTTGCCTGTGACCACGAAGCGTCAGGAACGTTATTACGGAGTTCGACATTCCAAGATGGTGACCATTGTCTTATCCTTGAATTTCTTAACTGGGGAAATTCCAGAAGAAATTGTTTCTCTTGGCCAACTGGTGAATCTGAATTTGTCATGGAACTACTTGTCTGGAGAAATTCCACATAAGATTGGATCCATGCAATCACTTGAATCACTAGACCTGTCAAGGAATAAACTTTCCGGAGAAATTCCACTGAGCATATCAAATCTAACATATTTGGCTTGGTTGGATCTTTCGTACAACAATTTGTCAGGAAGATTGCCACCGGGATCACAACTTGACACCCTATATGACAATAACCCATATATGTACAAAGGCAACAAAGGTCTTTGTGGGTCTCCTCTCCAACGGAATTGTTCAGGAGATAATAATGCAACAAAGCTTGACAACAGTGATCAAGAGAGAAGTGCGCATGTCCCAGGTCCAATGTTTTTCCACCTTGGGCTTGGGTCAGGGTTTGTTGTTGGTGTCTGGGTGGTGTTATGTACCATGCTCTTCAAGAAAACGTGGAGGATTGCATATTTCCGGCTCTTTGATGAGGTATATGACAAGCTATATGTATTTGTCGTCGTCAATTGTGCAAAATTGGCACGGAA
- the LOC109751790 gene encoding LOW QUALITY PROTEIN: receptor-like protein EIX2 (The sequence of the model RefSeq protein was modified relative to this genomic sequence to represent the inferred CDS: deleted 1 base in 1 codon), with translation MPPTTKFLLLLLLPVATAAATFALGHGTGTGTAVCVPRERDALLAFKRGVTHDPSGRLASWRRGSDCCRWRGVRCSNRTGHVLQLRLGNSYSYFDQEFYTGRITSLDGQISPSLFSLEHLEHLDLACNFPYICSNCGHVPKLWGSLKNLRYLNSHVQVDDNTLLRQLGNLSKLQYLDLSYTTYTIRVQPTDFLSLTNLPLLHHLDLGGFNLTMVHDWPRIVNMIPSLQVLYLSGCSFHKANQQLPRLNLTKLERLDLSYNHFDHPSESCWFWNLTSLKYLNLGETFLYGHFPKTLGQMTSLQVFDFSYNKYLDGGPGGIIAPGLMRNLCNLEVLNLEKGLSYGNMTELYESLPHCSSSPLRELYLDGNNITGTLPAGIAKFTSLASLVLSDNRMTGHVPTEIGRLNGLISLDLRNNNLTGVITEEHFYGFTSLQYIDLSNNPLKIILDPGLLPPLKLEQASFASCQIGPNFPSWLRLLPRADYIDMSNTGITGQLPYWFSTTLSQAIFLNFSHNQISGSLPKNMESMSVNYLYLDRNQITGEIPPLPENLNCFSISNNSLSGHITRSICKTQKLECLDLSINQLEGEFPQCIKMENIRSLILSNNMFSGKFPSFLQSTNIKFLDLSRNKFSGRLPEWIGDLVALEYIGLSYNMFSGSIPSSIINLGGMYNFDVAGNRLSGVIPRNLSNLTGMAGQVRYWNVDSNWMQPQFILPVFTKRQELHYKQTFANFSSIDLSLNYLTGVIPEEITSVNGLVNLNISWNYLTGEIPRSIGSMKSLESLDLSRNKLCGEIPPSLSNLTYLEYLDLSYNNLSGRIPPGSQLDTLYDYYPYMYSGNVGLCGRPLQRNCPGSNNNATKLVDGDTKRSAHVSDSMLFYLGLGSGFLAGLWVVFCTMLFKKTWRIAYFQLFDKVYDKLYVFVVVTWARLAQKALNLTGKLG, from the exons ATGCCTCCCACCACCaagttcctcctcctcctcctcctccccgtggCAACAGCCGCCGCAACCTTTGCTCTCGGCCATGGCACCGGCACCGGCACAGCTGTCTGCGTGCCGCGGGAGCGTGATGCCCTGCTGGCGTTCAAACGCGGTGTCACACATGACCCCTCGGGCCGCCTTGCCTCGTGGCGGCGAGGCAGCGACTGCTGCCGGTGGAGGGGCGTAAGGTGCAGCAACCGGACTGGCCACGTCCTCCAGCTTCGACTTGGAAATAGCTACTCGTACTTTGATCAGGAATTTTATACTGGTCGGATAACATCTTTGGATGGCCAGATAAGTCCATCTCTATTTTCTTTGGAGCATTTGGAGCACCTTGATCTCGCCTGCAATTTTCCGTATATATGTAGCAATTGCGGTCATGTTCCAAAACTATGGGGCTCTCTAAAAAACTTGAGATACCTGAAC TCCCATGTACAAGTCGATGACAACACGTTGCTTCGTCAGCTTGGTAACCTCTCTAAGCTGCAGTATCTTGACCTTTCCTACACCACCTACACCATACGCGTGCAACCAACAGATTTTTTAAGCTTAACAAATCTACCTTTGCTACACCATCTTGACCTTGGTGGGTTCAATCTCACCATGGTACATGATTGGCCTCGTATCGTGAATATGATTCCGTCTTTGCAAGTTCTCTATCTTTCTGGTTGCTCGTTTCATAAAGCCAACCAACAGCTCCCACGCTTGAACCTCACAAAACTTGAGAGGCTTGATCTCAGCTACAACCATTTTGATCACCCCTCCGAGTCCTGTTGGTTTTGGAATTTGACAAGTCTCAAGTACCTCAACCTTGGAGAAACCTTTTTGTATGGTCATTTTCCCAAGACACTAGGACAAATGACATCCCTTCAAGTCTTTGACTTTTCATACAACAAGTATCTCGACGGCGGCCCCGGCGGCATCATAGCGCCAGGGTTGATGAGAAACCTATGCAATTTGGAAGTGCTAAACCTTGAAAAAGGCCTCTCGTATGGGAACATGACAGAGTTGTATGAGAGCTTGCCACATTGCTCGTCCAGCCCACTAAGAGAACTGTATTTGGATGGAAACAATATCACTGGGACCCTGCCAGCTGGGATTGCCAAATTTACCAGTTTGGCCAGTCTCGTCCTCTCTGATAACCGTATGACTGGACATGTGCCCACTGAGATTGGTAGGCTCAACGGTTTGATTTCCCTAGACCTAAGAAACAACAATTTGACAGGTGTCATCACCGAAGAACATTTCTATGGTTTCACGAGCTTACAGTATATAGATTTATCTAATAATCCTTTGAAGATTATACTAGATCCTGGTCTGCTACCCCCCCTGAAACTAGAGCAAGCATCTTTTGCATCTTGCCAAATAGGTCCTAATTTTCCTTCTTGGCTTCGGTTGTTGCCTAGAGCTGATTACATTGATATGTCAAACACAGGTATAACCGGTCAGCTCCCATACTGGTTCTCAACAACACTTTCACAGGCTATATTTTTGAACTTCTCCCACAACCAGATTAGTGGAAGCCTACCAAAAAATATGGAATCCATGTCAGTGAACTATCTCTATCTAGATAGAAACCAAATAACCGGTGAAATACCTCCATTGCCAGAAAATCTCAATTGTTTCTCCATATCTAACAATTCTCTATCAGGTCATATTACAAGATCTATCTGCAAAACCCAAAAGTTGGAGTGCTTGGATTTAAGCATCAACCAGTTGGAGGGAGAATTTCCTCAATGTATCAAGATGGAAAACATACGGAGTCTTATATTGAGTAACAATATGTTCTCAGGAAAGTTCCCATCTTTTCTGCAAAGCACAAATATAAAGTTTCTAGATCTATCAAGAAATAAGTTTTCTGGAAGATTGCCTGAATGGATCGGAGACTTGGTGGCACTAGAGTATATAGGATTAAGCTATAATATGTTCTCTGGGAGTATTCCATCCAGCATCATCAATCTTGGAGGAATGTACAATTTTGATGTAGCAGGCAACAGATTGTCAGGTGTTATACCTCGCAATCTTTCAAATTTGACGGGTATGGCAGGTCAGGTGCGATACTGGAACGTAGACTCGAACTGGATGCAACCTCAATTTATTTTGCCCGTGTTCACAAAGCGACAAGAGCTTCATTATAAACAAACATTTGCTAACTTCTCAAGCATTGACTTATCCTTGAATTACTTAACTGGAGTAATTCCGGAAGAAATTACTTCGGTGAATGGATTGGTGAATCTGAATATTTCTTGGAACTACTTGACTGGAGAAATTCCACGCAGTATTGGGTCCATGAAATCACTTGAATCACTGGACCTATCAAGGAACAAACTTTGTGGGGAAATTCCACCGAGCCTATCAAATCTGACCTATTTGGAATATTTGGATTTGTCTTACAACAATCTGTCCGGAAGAATACCACCAGGATCGCAACTTGACACTCTCTACGACTACTACCCATATATGTACAGCGGCAACGTTGGTCTCTGCGGGCGTCCTCTCCAACGGAATTGTCCAGGAAGTAATAATAATGCAACAAAGCTAGTTGATGGTGATACCAAGAGAAGTGCGCATGTGTCTGATTCAATGCTCTTTTACCTCGGGCTTGGGTCAGGGTTTCTCGCTGGCCTCTGGGTGGTGTTCTGTACCATGCTATTCAAGAAAACATGGAGGATTGCGTATTTCCAGCTCTTCGACAAGGTATATGACAAGCTATATGTATTTGTTGTTGTTACTTGGGCAAGATTGGCACAGAAGGCATTGAATCTAACTGGGAAGCTTGGCTAG